A stretch of DNA from Arthrobacter jiangjiafuii:
TGGCCTCCTTCAAGGTATGGAATGTCTCCACCGTCGGAGGGAACATCTGCACCGGACTGCCCGCCGGCCCCATGACCGCGCTCACCGCTTCCCTGGACGGCATCGCCCTGATCCACAGTCCCGATGGCTCCACCCGCCGGCTGCCGGTGACCGAGCTGGTCACCGGAGACTGCCGCACCGCACTGGCTCCGGGCGAACTGCTGCGCAGCGTAAGCGTTCCCGCAGCCGCACTGGAATCCCGCACCGCGTTCCGGCGGCAGTCGCTGACCAATCTGGGCCGGTCGGGGGCGCTGCTGATCGGCCGGCTGGATGCCGACGGCGGTTTTGTGCTGACCGTGACGGCGGCGACCAAGCGGCCGGTCCAGGTCCGCTTTGCCTCGGCACCGGATGCGGCGGAGCTGCGGGCGGCATTGGACGCCGCCGTCGAACCCGGCCTGTGGCATGACGACGTGCACGGGCTTCCGGAGTGGCGGCGCTACATGACCGGACGGCTGGCGGAGGAAATCCGGGCTGAGCTCGCCGCGCCGGTTCCCTCTCCCGGTTTCTCTCCCGACGGAAAGGACGGCGTCCAATGACTTACCGGATCAACAACACCGCGGTTGAGGCCATCCCCTTTCCCGGGCAGTGCCTGCGGACCTTCCTGCGCGAACAGGGCACCCTGGGTGTGAAAAAGGGCTGTGACGCCGGGGACTGCGGGGCCTGCACCGTCCATGTGGACGGCAAACCGGTGCACAGCTGCATTTATCCGGCGGTCCGGGCCGAGGGTCGGGAAATCACCACCATCGAGGGCCTGGCCGGGGAGGACGGCCTGCATCCGATGCAGCAGCAGTTCCTGGACGCCCAGGGGTTCCAATGCGGCTTCTGCACCGCCGGGATGATCATGACCGCCGCAAC
This window harbors:
- a CDS encoding FAD binding domain-containing protein, giving the protein MDLPTVSHLVHTADPGQWRPGDAWLAGGTVLFSYGSDTLERLLDITTAGWEPLTASAAGLEIAATCTIAELFAYPGAAPADLRTRWRALDLVALCCDSFVASFKVWNVSTVGGNICTGLPAGPMTALTASLDGIALIHSPDGSTRRLPVTELVTGDCRTALAPGELLRSVSVPAAALESRTAFRRQSLTNLGRSGALLIGRLDADGGFVLTVTAATKRPVQVRFASAPDAAELRAALDAAVEPGLWHDDVHGLPEWRRYMTGRLAEEIRAELAAPVPSPGFSPDGKDGVQ